A window of Vigna unguiculata cultivar IT97K-499-35 chromosome 4, ASM411807v1, whole genome shotgun sequence contains these coding sequences:
- the LOC114180707 gene encoding uncharacterized protein LOC114180707 produces the protein MQASQSRQKAYADRMRWPLEFKARDHMFLRVTRTTGVGRALRSRKLSPKFLGPYQISRRIGLMAYEIALAPQLENLHPVFHVSQLRKYVFDPSHVLEAEDVQIRDDLIVEVPSVALEGSKVEEENQSV, from the coding sequence ATGCAGGCTTCACAGAGCAGACAAAAGGCTTATGCAGACCGCATGAGGTGGCCCTTGGAATTCAAGGCTAGAGATCAcatgttcttgagggtgacccgaaccactggtgtgggaagggctcttcGTTCAAGAaagctttctcctaagttccttggcccaTATCAGATCTCAAGGAGGATTGGACTAatggcttatgagatagctttgGCACCTCAGTTGGAAAATCTTCACCCGGTATTTCACGTGTCgcagttgaggaagtatgtcTTTGATCCCTCTCATGTGCTAGAAGCAGAGGATGTACAGATCAGGGATGATCTCATTGTGGAAGTACCATCAGTGGCTCTAGAGGGTAGCAAAGTTGAGGAGGAAAACCAGTCAGTCTAG